Proteins found in one Hyla sarda isolate aHylSar1 chromosome 7, aHylSar1.hap1, whole genome shotgun sequence genomic segment:
- the TBATA gene encoding protein TBATA isoform X1, whose translation MPGETKEPQPVIRQTHSNGMTGKEKKEQVKIPVSSTFKSQDITDLAGKLEHLAQNTPLRFSDEAMRPPTKSNSRFGNFSQHSFFSRHNPHPHRVTHIQGLNGIPICIVNDEWNVTSPLFPHPMIKSKLPTNLLGVPSLPVGDPHGNMNPFLGAGSMSEAWREELRELASKVCTTDKQPDKQEVEEPRRSTQYSAETGRILPASARALTRHASRKGTRTSNTKARNISTQFQDQELLILELLCQILQTDSLSAIQQWLLSAGQREKDLVMNMIQTATANMQHESMGERLHSQNSTALLSKDDFLQMKNINRSNHKQKPEPIPEEDKPECIGTAEVLQIHASDDENQAKPGSK comes from the exons ATGCCTGGCGAGACAAAAGAACCACAGCCTGTTATACGTCAAACACA caGCAACGGCATGACTGGAAAGGAAAAGAAGGAACAGGTGAAGATCCCTGTATCTAGTACATTTAAAAGTCAAGACATTACTGATTTGGCTGGAAAACTGGAACATCTGGCCCAGAATACCCCACTGCGTTTCAGTGATGAAGCAATGAGGCCCCCAACTAAAAGCAACTCTCGGTTTGGTAACTTCAGTCAGCATTCATTCTTTTCCAGGCATAATCCCCATCCTCATCGTGTTACACATATTCAAG GGCTTAATGGAATCCCTATATGTATTGTCAATGATGAGTGGAATGTGACTTCACCCCTCTTCCCTCATCCCATGATAAAAAGTAAGCTCCCAACAAATCTCTTGGGTGTACCCAGTTTGCCTGTAGGAGATCCCCATGGTAACATGAATCCATTTCTTGGAGCAG GTTCCATGTCTGAGGCATGGCGTGAAGAGCTGAGAGAACTTGCATCAAAAGTTTGCACCACAGACAAACAACCAGATAAACAGGAG GTAGAAGAGCCACGAAGATCCACGCAGTACTCTGCAGAAACTGGACGTATCCTACCTGCGTCGGCCAGAGCTTTGACACGACATGCGTCCAGAAAAGGGACCCGAACCAGCAACACCAAAGCAAGGAATATAAGCACTCAATTCCAAGATCAAGAACTTCTG ATACTGGAGTTGCTTTGCCAGATTCTGCAAACTGATTCTTTGTCTGCCATCCAGCAGTGGCTTTTGTCAGCTGGCCAGAGAG AAAAAGACCTTGTCATGAACATGATCCAGACAGCCACTGCCAACATGCAACATGAATCCATGGGGGAAAGACTCCATTCTCAGAACAGCACAGCACTTTTGTCAAAGGATGACTTCCtacaaatgaaaaatataaacag GTCCAATCACAAGCAGAAACCAGAGCCTATTCCTGAAGAAGACAAGCCAG AGTGCATTGGTACAGCAGAAGTTCTTCAGATACATGCATCAGATGATGAAAACCAAGCCAAGCCTGGCTCAAAATAA
- the TBATA gene encoding protein TBATA isoform X2, with translation MTGKEKKEQVKIPVSSTFKSQDITDLAGKLEHLAQNTPLRFSDEAMRPPTKSNSRFGNFSQHSFFSRHNPHPHRVTHIQGLNGIPICIVNDEWNVTSPLFPHPMIKSKLPTNLLGVPSLPVGDPHGNMNPFLGAGSMSEAWREELRELASKVCTTDKQPDKQEVEEPRRSTQYSAETGRILPASARALTRHASRKGTRTSNTKARNISTQFQDQELLILELLCQILQTDSLSAIQQWLLSAGQREKDLVMNMIQTATANMQHESMGERLHSQNSTALLSKDDFLQMKNINRSNHKQKPEPIPEEDKPECIGTAEVLQIHASDDENQAKPGSK, from the exons ATGACTGGAAAGGAAAAGAAGGAACAGGTGAAGATCCCTGTATCTAGTACATTTAAAAGTCAAGACATTACTGATTTGGCTGGAAAACTGGAACATCTGGCCCAGAATACCCCACTGCGTTTCAGTGATGAAGCAATGAGGCCCCCAACTAAAAGCAACTCTCGGTTTGGTAACTTCAGTCAGCATTCATTCTTTTCCAGGCATAATCCCCATCCTCATCGTGTTACACATATTCAAG GGCTTAATGGAATCCCTATATGTATTGTCAATGATGAGTGGAATGTGACTTCACCCCTCTTCCCTCATCCCATGATAAAAAGTAAGCTCCCAACAAATCTCTTGGGTGTACCCAGTTTGCCTGTAGGAGATCCCCATGGTAACATGAATCCATTTCTTGGAGCAG GTTCCATGTCTGAGGCATGGCGTGAAGAGCTGAGAGAACTTGCATCAAAAGTTTGCACCACAGACAAACAACCAGATAAACAGGAG GTAGAAGAGCCACGAAGATCCACGCAGTACTCTGCAGAAACTGGACGTATCCTACCTGCGTCGGCCAGAGCTTTGACACGACATGCGTCCAGAAAAGGGACCCGAACCAGCAACACCAAAGCAAGGAATATAAGCACTCAATTCCAAGATCAAGAACTTCTG ATACTGGAGTTGCTTTGCCAGATTCTGCAAACTGATTCTTTGTCTGCCATCCAGCAGTGGCTTTTGTCAGCTGGCCAGAGAG AAAAAGACCTTGTCATGAACATGATCCAGACAGCCACTGCCAACATGCAACATGAATCCATGGGGGAAAGACTCCATTCTCAGAACAGCACAGCACTTTTGTCAAAGGATGACTTCCtacaaatgaaaaatataaacag GTCCAATCACAAGCAGAAACCAGAGCCTATTCCTGAAGAAGACAAGCCAG AGTGCATTGGTACAGCAGAAGTTCTTCAGATACATGCATCAGATGATGAAAACCAAGCCAAGCCTGGCTCAAAATAA